The following proteins are co-located in the Paludibaculum fermentans genome:
- a CDS encoding DUF58 domain-containing protein — MIQRFLDPKVLAGIANLELTAKTVVDGFVAGLHRSPDFGFSQEFAEYRMYVPGDDLRYVDWNAYARTDRLYLKRYRGETNTRVTVLLDRSASMGFQGQGVRKIDYARFLGASLAYLAHQQRDAVGLIGFDDEIRDYVEPSSRHGQWVKVLHGLNRSEPGSRTDFAKPFHHFQQFLQRRGLVLVISDFYAPAEEVVKTVAPLRQRGNDVVLLHVLDPEEIKPTLKASKILIDMETGEEMEVSPEYVKDTYRKKMAAHLEELESLSRGAGLSYFLAMTDQPLDEALRRYLVVRAGRF, encoded by the coding sequence ATGATTCAGCGCTTCCTCGATCCCAAGGTACTGGCCGGTATCGCGAACCTCGAGCTCACCGCCAAGACGGTGGTCGATGGTTTCGTGGCCGGCCTGCACCGCTCGCCGGACTTCGGCTTCAGCCAGGAGTTCGCCGAATATCGCATGTACGTCCCGGGCGACGACCTGCGCTATGTGGATTGGAACGCCTATGCCCGCACGGACAGGCTGTACCTGAAGCGCTATCGCGGCGAGACGAATACGCGCGTCACAGTGTTGCTGGACCGCAGTGCTTCCATGGGCTTCCAGGGACAAGGTGTCAGGAAGATCGACTACGCGCGCTTCCTGGGTGCGTCGCTGGCCTACCTCGCGCATCAGCAGCGAGACGCCGTGGGTCTCATCGGCTTTGACGACGAGATCCGCGACTACGTCGAGCCGTCGTCGAGGCACGGGCAGTGGGTGAAGGTGCTGCACGGGCTGAACCGTTCGGAGCCCGGCAGCCGTACCGATTTTGCGAAGCCCTTTCACCATTTCCAGCAGTTCCTGCAGCGGCGCGGACTGGTGCTGGTGATCTCGGATTTCTATGCGCCGGCGGAGGAAGTGGTGAAGACCGTGGCTCCGCTACGGCAGCGCGGCAACGATGTGGTGCTGCTGCACGTGCTGGATCCCGAGGAGATCAAACCCACGCTGAAGGCGTCGAAGATCCTGATCGACATGGAGACCGGCGAGGAGATGGAAGTGAGTCCTGAGTACGTCAAGGACACTTACCGCAAGAAGATGGCGGCGCATCTCGAGGAACTGGAATCGTTGTCGCGCGGGGCGGGCTTGAGCTACTTCCTTGCAATGACGGATCAGCCGCTGGATGAGGCGCTGCGGCGCTACCTGGTCGTCCGGGCGGGGAGGTTCTAG
- a CDS encoding glutamine amidotransferase produces MFEFLFKYPWPVYRKGTLVLLSGWPVWLLGLLALAAAVLVAVLFLRKPLPKARAVMLAGIQWLGLLVLLILLWQPALSVSMLKPQQNVVAVVVDASTSMALEGRLGQAKGLLDSGLLEQLKKRFPVRLYRAGRTLERVETVPAQADQPVTNLGEALKGATAESATLPIGAVVLLSDGADNAGGLDSETMSTLRRSRIPIHAIGFGSEQLERDIEVSDVQIVPRSLPDARLSATVTLRQSGFAGKVAKLSVRGDGKVLASRVVKLPEDGQTAREVISFQSGVAGAKSLKVGVDLLDGETNKDNNVLSRLVNVEDRKPRILYIEGEPRWEMKFIRRAAELDRSLQVASILRTTQNKLYRQGTADAKELEHGFPDTVDELFKYQGLVIGNVEASYFNPVQQGLIKEFVDRRGGGVLFLGGRAALSDGGWNKSEVAEIMPVTLLDRKTTFHRDPATVELAVAGRDSLITRIEEDAEKNISRWKALPYLADYQETGPAKPGALVLAELSPTSKGKFPLLTTQNFGRGRVGVFATGGSWRWQMLQDSKDMSHEVFWQQLLRWLVSSTSEHVSAVTDKAVYSDETRVPFHVEVRDQNYLPASDAVVEGHVLGPGGVADLVPLRPVTGQPGVYAGEWKADNAGSYLVEVIAKQGEKELGRDVLTFQREDGVAEHFRTEQNRELLERIAQQTGGRYYKPSDTGRLPEEIEYSDAGISVKETRDIWNAPAAFLLFAALKAGEWFLRRRWGAV; encoded by the coding sequence ATGTTCGAGTTTCTCTTCAAGTATCCGTGGCCGGTGTATCGCAAGGGCACCCTCGTGCTGCTCAGCGGCTGGCCCGTGTGGCTGCTGGGCCTGCTTGCCCTGGCGGCGGCGGTGCTGGTGGCCGTGCTGTTCCTGCGGAAGCCCCTACCGAAGGCGCGGGCTGTGATGTTGGCGGGCATACAGTGGTTGGGCCTGCTGGTCCTGTTAATTTTGCTATGGCAGCCGGCGCTCAGTGTGTCGATGCTGAAGCCCCAGCAGAATGTGGTGGCCGTGGTGGTGGACGCTTCCACGAGCATGGCGCTGGAAGGGCGCCTCGGCCAGGCGAAGGGACTGCTGGATTCGGGGTTGCTCGAGCAGTTGAAGAAGCGCTTCCCGGTGCGGCTGTACCGGGCGGGCCGGACGCTGGAACGCGTGGAGACCGTGCCCGCGCAGGCCGATCAGCCGGTCACCAATCTGGGTGAAGCGTTGAAGGGCGCGACGGCGGAGTCGGCGACGCTGCCGATTGGCGCGGTGGTGCTGCTGAGCGATGGCGCGGACAACGCGGGCGGGCTCGACTCGGAGACCATGTCCACGTTGCGGCGGTCGAGGATCCCGATTCACGCAATCGGTTTCGGCAGTGAACAGCTCGAGCGCGATATCGAAGTCAGCGACGTGCAGATTGTGCCTCGGTCGTTGCCGGATGCGCGGCTGTCGGCGACGGTGACGCTACGGCAGTCCGGGTTTGCCGGCAAGGTGGCTAAGTTGAGTGTCCGGGGCGACGGCAAGGTGCTGGCGTCGCGGGTTGTGAAGCTGCCGGAGGACGGGCAGACTGCGCGCGAGGTGATCTCGTTCCAGTCGGGCGTGGCCGGGGCGAAGTCGCTGAAGGTGGGTGTGGACCTGCTGGACGGCGAAACGAACAAGGACAACAATGTTCTTTCCCGGCTGGTGAATGTGGAAGACCGCAAGCCGAGGATCCTCTACATCGAGGGCGAGCCGCGCTGGGAGATGAAGTTCATCCGGCGCGCGGCGGAGCTCGATCGCAGCCTGCAGGTGGCGAGCATCCTGCGTACGACGCAGAACAAGCTTTACCGGCAAGGCACGGCGGATGCCAAGGAACTGGAGCACGGCTTCCCGGATACCGTCGACGAGCTGTTCAAGTATCAGGGACTGGTGATCGGCAATGTCGAGGCGAGTTACTTCAATCCCGTACAGCAAGGGTTGATCAAAGAGTTCGTCGATCGGCGTGGCGGCGGCGTGCTGTTCCTGGGCGGCCGCGCGGCGTTGAGCGATGGAGGCTGGAACAAGAGCGAAGTGGCCGAGATCATGCCGGTCACGCTGCTGGACCGCAAGACGACGTTCCATCGCGATCCGGCGACGGTCGAACTGGCCGTGGCGGGCCGCGACAGTCTGATTACGCGCATCGAGGAAGATGCGGAGAAGAACATCTCGCGCTGGAAGGCGCTGCCGTACCTGGCCGACTACCAGGAGACGGGTCCGGCCAAGCCCGGCGCGCTGGTGCTGGCGGAACTCTCGCCCACCAGCAAGGGCAAGTTCCCCTTGTTGACGACGCAAAACTTCGGCCGCGGCCGGGTGGGCGTGTTCGCGACGGGCGGGAGCTGGCGCTGGCAGATGCTGCAGGACTCGAAGGACATGAGCCACGAAGTCTTCTGGCAGCAGTTGCTGCGGTGGCTGGTGAGTTCCACTTCTGAGCATGTCTCCGCCGTGACCGACAAGGCAGTGTACTCCGATGAGACGCGCGTGCCGTTCCATGTGGAGGTCCGCGACCAGAACTATCTGCCGGCCTCGGATGCCGTGGTGGAAGGGCATGTACTCGGGCCGGGCGGTGTGGCGGATCTGGTGCCGCTGCGGCCTGTCACCGGGCAGCCGGGCGTTTACGCGGGCGAGTGGAAAGCCGACAACGCAGGTTCCTATCTGGTGGAAGTGATCGCGAAGCAGGGCGAAAAAGAGCTCGGTCGCGACGTGCTGACCTTCCAGCGGGAGGACGGCGTGGCCGAGCATTTCCGGACCGAGCAGAACCGGGAACTGCTGGAGCGGATCGCGCAGCAGACCGGCGGGCGTTACTACAAGCCTTCGGATACGGGCCGTCTGCCGGAAGAGATCGAATACTCGGATGCGGGCATCTCAGTGAAAGAGACGCGCGACATCTGGAACGCTCCGGCGGCGTTTCTGCTGTTCGCGGCGTTGAAGGCGGGCGAGTGGTTTCTGCGGCGGCGATGGGGTGCGGTATGA
- a CDS encoding C13 family peptidase, with the protein MKQIAAILLLMSSAWAADFHLTVAGLGGEPDYESRFNMLAAESKKLMGGDVLGGAAATKAGIQKALAGYAAQAKPEDTLVLLLIGHGNVDGSVFKFNVTGPDVTVDELRGWLDKIPGKQLVVISTSCSGAVLETLKRENRVVVTATKTGTEKNAVVFARYWVEAMRDAAADVDKNETVTALEAYNYARQKTTGFYETQKRLATEHSVLDDNTLAARLAVVRFGAAQKAMNDPQKRLLLARKEELESAIDKLKFEKAAMPIAEYKSKLNALLLELARAQEEIEK; encoded by the coding sequence ATGAAACAGATTGCGGCAATCCTGTTGTTGATGAGTTCGGCGTGGGCGGCGGACTTCCACCTGACGGTGGCGGGCCTGGGCGGCGAGCCGGACTACGAGTCGCGCTTCAACATGCTGGCGGCTGAATCGAAGAAGCTGATGGGCGGAGACGTCCTGGGCGGCGCGGCGGCAACGAAGGCGGGGATCCAGAAGGCTCTGGCCGGCTACGCGGCGCAAGCGAAGCCGGAAGACACGCTGGTACTGCTGCTGATCGGGCACGGCAACGTCGACGGGTCGGTGTTCAAGTTCAACGTGACGGGTCCGGATGTGACCGTGGATGAGCTGCGCGGCTGGCTGGACAAGATCCCCGGCAAGCAGTTGGTGGTGATCTCGACAAGCTGCAGCGGCGCCGTGCTGGAGACGCTGAAGCGCGAGAACCGCGTGGTGGTGACGGCCACCAAAACCGGCACGGAAAAGAACGCGGTGGTCTTTGCCCGCTATTGGGTGGAGGCGATGCGCGATGCCGCGGCCGATGTCGACAAGAACGAGACCGTGACGGCGCTGGAGGCGTACAACTACGCCAGGCAGAAGACGACGGGCTTCTACGAGACGCAGAAGCGGTTGGCGACGGAGCACTCGGTGCTGGATGACAACACGCTGGCGGCCCGTCTGGCCGTGGTGCGGTTCGGAGCGGCGCAGAAGGCGATGAACGATCCGCAGAAGCGGCTGCTGCTGGCGCGCAAGGAAGAGCTGGAGTCGGCCATCGACAAGCTGAAGTTCGAGAAAGCCGCCATGCCGATTGCGGAGTACAAATCGAAGCTCAACGCGCTGCTGCTGGAACTCGCCCGGGCCCAGGAGGAGATCGAGAAGTGA
- a CDS encoding tetratricopeptide repeat protein: MIQAAPILLFLLAGAPADCWRAKKLGHAQEAGQCFTALRNSNNPALRAEGQWGMGDFNGANETFRSAVKSDEKNAALRVRWGRLLMERFNPGDAAGLFGEALGLDKDNADALLGMAMLAEENFDQKAIGLAQQALEKNPKLIEARELRAAVLLEDGNYDAAAAEALNTVQDAPQAIDAMSVLATIDLLKDKGTSPWTGRMLAVNPHYGEGFARIARQFVLNRRYEEAIGFYRKSLELDPSFLPAKSELGINLMRIGEDVEARRLLGEVFEAGYRNAATANSLTLLDSYKNFIVYKQPRYILRLHKSEAELLRPYVEREITRALDSYDRKYNFKLPGPVLVEMYPDHQDFAVRTMGMPGLGALGVTFGLSVAMDSPSGRKPGDFHWASTLWHELSHVYLLTVTKHHVPRWFTEGVSVHEETAVSPEWGDRLTPEILGAMKKKTLLPISTLDRGYMRPSYPAQVIVSYFQGGRTIDYITEKYGWPKVMTMLGEFSQVTTTAAVIEKVLGVKPEQFDKDFLAWLENEHKVPLAKFEDWTKQMKPLHSAVKGKQWDEVFKIGNAIRDEYPDYVEAGSVYEALAEAYQAQDKKPQAIAELERYAKQGGRDPETLKKLARLQEEAGNPRAAEAALNRLLYIYPVKDEELHRKLGGLRATLGKWDGAAEEWRAVLAMKTVDPASANYELARAYQGMKRVDDAKDAVLAALEAAPGYRPAQKLLLELNRKE, translated from the coding sequence GTGATCCAGGCCGCGCCCATCCTGCTGTTCCTGCTGGCCGGTGCGCCGGCGGACTGCTGGCGCGCGAAGAAGCTGGGTCATGCGCAGGAGGCGGGGCAATGTTTCACCGCGCTGCGGAACTCGAACAATCCGGCGCTGCGGGCAGAGGGCCAGTGGGGCATGGGCGATTTCAATGGCGCGAACGAGACATTCCGTTCGGCGGTCAAGTCGGATGAAAAGAACGCCGCGCTGCGAGTGCGTTGGGGCCGTTTGTTGATGGAACGCTTCAATCCGGGCGATGCTGCCGGGCTCTTTGGTGAGGCACTCGGACTGGACAAGGACAATGCCGACGCGCTGCTGGGCATGGCCATGCTGGCCGAGGAGAACTTCGACCAGAAGGCCATCGGCCTGGCGCAGCAGGCGTTGGAGAAGAACCCGAAATTGATTGAGGCGCGCGAGCTGCGGGCCGCCGTGCTGCTGGAAGACGGCAACTACGACGCGGCCGCGGCGGAAGCGCTGAATACGGTGCAGGACGCGCCGCAGGCGATAGATGCGATGTCGGTGCTCGCCACCATCGACCTGTTGAAAGACAAGGGCACGTCGCCATGGACCGGCCGCATGCTGGCCGTGAATCCGCACTACGGTGAGGGCTTTGCGCGCATAGCGCGGCAGTTCGTCTTGAACCGCCGGTATGAAGAGGCGATCGGGTTTTATCGCAAGTCGCTGGAGCTGGATCCCTCCTTCCTGCCGGCGAAGAGCGAGCTCGGCATCAACCTCATGCGCATCGGGGAAGACGTCGAGGCGCGCCGCCTGCTGGGCGAGGTCTTCGAGGCGGGCTACCGGAATGCGGCTACGGCCAATTCGCTAACGCTGCTCGACAGCTACAAGAACTTCATCGTCTACAAGCAGCCGCGCTACATCCTGCGCCTGCACAAGAGCGAAGCCGAGCTGCTGCGGCCCTATGTCGAGCGCGAGATCACCAGGGCGCTCGACTCGTACGACAGGAAGTACAACTTCAAGCTGCCCGGTCCGGTGCTGGTGGAGATGTATCCCGATCACCAGGACTTCGCGGTGCGCACGATGGGTATGCCGGGCCTGGGCGCGTTGGGCGTCACGTTCGGGCTGAGCGTCGCGATGGACAGCCCGTCGGGCCGCAAGCCCGGTGACTTTCACTGGGCCAGCACGCTGTGGCATGAGCTGAGCCACGTCTACCTGCTGACCGTCACCAAGCATCACGTGCCGCGCTGGTTTACGGAAGGCGTCTCAGTGCACGAGGAGACGGCCGTTTCACCGGAGTGGGGCGACCGCTTGACACCCGAGATCCTGGGCGCGATGAAGAAGAAAACGCTGCTGCCCATCTCGACGCTGGATCGCGGGTATATGCGGCCGTCTTACCCGGCGCAGGTGATCGTCAGCTACTTCCAGGGCGGCCGGACGATCGACTACATCACGGAGAAGTACGGCTGGCCGAAGGTGATGACGATGCTGGGCGAGTTCTCGCAGGTCACGACGACGGCGGCGGTCATTGAAAAGGTACTGGGCGTGAAGCCGGAGCAGTTCGACAAGGACTTCCTGGCCTGGCTGGAGAACGAGCACAAGGTGCCGCTGGCGAAGTTCGAAGATTGGACGAAGCAGATGAAGCCGCTGCACTCCGCCGTAAAGGGCAAGCAGTGGGACGAGGTGTTCAAGATCGGCAACGCCATTCGCGACGAGTATCCGGATTACGTCGAGGCGGGCAGCGTGTACGAGGCCCTCGCCGAAGCGTATCAGGCGCAGGACAAGAAGCCGCAGGCGATCGCGGAACTGGAGCGCTATGCGAAGCAGGGCGGCCGTGATCCCGAGACGTTGAAGAAGCTGGCCAGGCTCCAGGAAGAGGCAGGCAATCCGCGCGCCGCCGAAGCCGCGCTGAACCGCCTGCTGTACATCTATCCGGTGAAGGATGAAGAACTGCACCGCAAGCTGGGCGGGCTGCGCGCCACGCTGGGCAAGTGGGACGGAGCCGCCGAAGAGTGGCGTGCGGTGCTGGCGATGAAGACGGTGGATCCGGCTTCCGCGAACTATGAATTAGCCCGGGCTTACCAGGGGATGAAGCGTGTGGACGACGCCAAAGACGCGGTTCTGGCCGCGTTGGAGGCTGCGCCGGGTTACAGGCCGGCGCAGAAGCTGCTGCTGGAGTTGAACAGGAAAGAATAG
- a CDS encoding BatA domain-containing protein, translating into MGLFAPWFLAGFGLLGLPIYFHLLKRHRSETQQFSSLMFFEKSTEASLKHRRLDYLLLMAMRLALLALIVLAFAQPFIWRNTAAGGPRANRVVVIDDSASMGFGDRMGNAKSEASKLLGENVKVAVFDSQLRFVTPADVPRLEAGTSRSSLGELARALRAYQESVKAPLEVHLISDLQRSSMPAGFSDLRLGGGTKLVLHTVADKTEPNWTVESVTAPARVRDGKTVKVQATIAGFHTNAASRTVILEVNGQPSGKQTVQVPASGRAKVEFNGLDLPHGFSKCAVSLQESDGLKVDDRYLFAIERSDPQRVVFLYGERSARSALYFRDALDAATAGAYVVESYSSGTPANLERAAFIVVSDTGSFDDAMLKRYVQQGGSALVVLGPANVSSGKVPILGTLVKASRYASRGAERYQTLGTADDAYAAIAKAGRWEGVHFYQSIDADPGQARILARLTDRTPILLEQKIGEGTVVVLASALDNLANDFPVQPSFVPFVEQIAHRLSGWEEASLNASVDTALDFKGGAGSKAFEAMDPDGKRALTLEESAKGAPLVLSRAGFWEVRRGAGKSQMIAANVDRRESDLELMPKESAELWQSPGTAGQQAGGQSNNESKWPLAAWVLGAAVLAGLLEALVGSRHLVQETA; encoded by the coding sequence ATGGGTCTCTTCGCGCCATGGTTTCTCGCGGGCTTCGGGCTGCTGGGCCTGCCCATCTACTTTCACCTGTTGAAGCGGCATCGCAGCGAGACGCAGCAGTTCAGCTCGCTCATGTTCTTCGAGAAGAGCACCGAAGCATCGTTGAAGCACAGGCGGCTCGACTACCTGCTGCTGATGGCCATGCGCCTGGCCCTGCTGGCGCTGATCGTGCTCGCCTTCGCGCAGCCTTTCATTTGGCGCAATACAGCGGCTGGCGGCCCCAGAGCGAACCGCGTGGTGGTGATCGACGACTCCGCCAGCATGGGCTTCGGCGATCGCATGGGCAACGCGAAGTCAGAAGCTTCCAAGCTGCTGGGCGAGAACGTGAAGGTGGCGGTGTTCGATTCGCAGTTGCGGTTCGTCACGCCGGCCGATGTACCGCGCCTGGAGGCCGGCACGTCACGCAGTTCGCTGGGTGAACTTGCCCGCGCGCTGCGTGCCTATCAGGAGTCGGTCAAAGCGCCCTTGGAAGTGCATCTCATCAGTGATCTGCAGCGCAGTTCGATGCCGGCCGGTTTCAGCGACCTGCGATTGGGCGGCGGGACGAAACTGGTGCTGCACACTGTAGCGGACAAGACGGAGCCGAACTGGACCGTCGAGAGCGTGACGGCTCCGGCCCGGGTAAGGGACGGCAAGACGGTGAAGGTTCAGGCGACCATCGCCGGCTTCCACACGAACGCCGCGTCGCGCACAGTGATTCTGGAAGTGAATGGACAACCCTCCGGCAAGCAGACGGTGCAGGTGCCCGCCTCCGGCCGCGCGAAGGTGGAGTTCAATGGCCTCGACCTGCCGCACGGCTTCTCGAAGTGCGCGGTGAGCCTGCAGGAGTCCGATGGACTGAAGGTGGACGACCGCTACCTGTTCGCCATCGAGCGTAGCGATCCGCAGCGCGTCGTATTCCTGTATGGCGAGCGGTCGGCCCGATCCGCGCTCTATTTCCGTGATGCCCTCGACGCCGCCACGGCGGGCGCCTATGTGGTGGAGAGCTACTCCAGCGGGACACCCGCGAACCTCGAGCGCGCCGCCTTCATCGTCGTCTCGGACACCGGCAGCTTCGACGACGCCATGCTGAAGCGCTATGTCCAGCAGGGCGGATCCGCCCTGGTCGTGCTGGGGCCGGCGAATGTTTCGTCCGGAAAGGTTCCGATTCTCGGCACGCTCGTGAAAGCCTCGCGCTACGCCTCGCGGGGAGCGGAGCGCTACCAGACACTGGGCACCGCCGATGACGCCTATGCAGCCATCGCCAAGGCCGGCCGTTGGGAAGGCGTCCACTTCTACCAGTCGATCGACGCCGATCCCGGCCAGGCGCGCATCCTCGCCCGGCTCACTGATCGTACGCCCATCCTGCTGGAGCAGAAGATCGGGGAAGGTACGGTGGTCGTGCTGGCCTCGGCCCTCGACAACCTGGCGAATGACTTTCCCGTGCAGCCGTCGTTCGTGCCGTTTGTCGAACAGATCGCCCATCGCCTGAGCGGCTGGGAAGAGGCCTCGTTGAATGCCAGCGTCGACACGGCGCTCGATTTCAAGGGCGGAGCCGGGTCGAAAGCGTTTGAAGCCATGGACCCCGATGGCAAGCGGGCCCTGACCCTGGAAGAGAGCGCGAAGGGCGCTCCGCTGGTGTTGAGCCGGGCCGGATTCTGGGAAGTGCGCCGCGGGGCAGGCAAGTCGCAGATGATCGCCGCCAACGTCGACCGGCGTGAATCGGATCTGGAATTGATGCCCAAGGAGTCGGCCGAGTTGTGGCAGTCGCCTGGCACTGCGGGCCAGCAGGCGGGCGGACAGAGCAATAATGAAAGCAAATGGCCGTTGGCCGCCTGGGTACTCGGCGCGGCGGTCTTGGCGGGGCTGTTAGAGGCGCTCGTGGGGAGCAGACACCTGGTTCAGGAGACAGCATGA
- a CDS encoding AAA family ATPase produces the protein MMQLDSETLKDRIARFGAVQESMITQVRKVIVGQDEVLEQLMVALFVGGHCLITGMPGTAKTLLVRTMAETLGLLFRRIQFTPDLMPSDITGTDILEEEPGTGRRIWTFVQGPIFGNVLLADEINRTPPKTQAALLEAMQERSCTVRGNQYKLPAPFFVLATQNPIELEGTYPLPEAQLDRFLFNTLLDYLPAEDELKVVGLTTTTAVADLQPVTTAEEILNFQQLVRMVPIAEEVARYAVNLVRGTRPVDVTASDYVKKYVNFGASVRGAQNLVLAAKARSLMRGRYHVSFEDVASLMRPVMRHRILLNFQAESDRLSPDDILKKVLEVVPTKG, from the coding sequence ATGATGCAACTCGATTCGGAAACCTTGAAAGATCGGATCGCACGCTTCGGCGCCGTTCAGGAGTCGATGATCACGCAGGTGCGCAAGGTGATCGTCGGCCAGGACGAAGTGCTGGAGCAGTTGATGGTCGCGTTGTTTGTGGGCGGCCACTGTCTGATCACCGGCATGCCGGGTACGGCAAAGACGCTTCTGGTGCGCACCATGGCCGAGACGCTGGGGCTGCTGTTCCGGCGCATCCAGTTCACGCCGGACCTGATGCCCAGCGACATCACCGGCACCGACATTCTCGAGGAGGAGCCCGGCACGGGCCGCCGCATCTGGACGTTCGTCCAGGGGCCGATCTTCGGCAACGTGCTGCTGGCCGACGAAATCAACCGCACGCCGCCCAAGACGCAGGCCGCGCTGCTGGAAGCCATGCAGGAGCGCAGTTGCACCGTGCGCGGCAACCAGTACAAGCTGCCCGCGCCGTTCTTCGTGCTGGCCACCCAGAACCCCATCGAATTGGAAGGCACGTATCCTCTGCCCGAAGCGCAGCTCGACCGCTTCCTGTTCAACACGCTGCTCGACTACCTGCCGGCCGAGGACGAGCTCAAGGTCGTCGGACTCACCACCACCACGGCCGTGGCCGATCTGCAGCCCGTCACGACGGCCGAAGAGATCCTCAACTTCCAGCAATTGGTGCGCATGGTGCCCATCGCCGAGGAAGTGGCCCGCTATGCGGTGAACCTGGTGCGCGGCACGCGTCCGGTGGACGTGACCGCCAGCGATTACGTGAAGAAGTATGTGAACTTCGGCGCCAGCGTCCGCGGCGCGCAGAACCTGGTGCTGGCGGCCAAGGCGCGCTCGCTGATGCGTGGCCGCTATCACGTGAGCTTCGAGGATGTGGCCTCGCTGATGCGCCCCGTCATGCGGCATCGCATCCTGCTCAACTTCCAGGCGGAGAGCGACCGGCTGAGCCCCGACGACATCCTCAAGAAGGTTCTGGAGGTCGTGCCGACCAAAGGTTGA